A window from Macaca nemestrina isolate mMacNem1 chromosome 8, mMacNem.hap1, whole genome shotgun sequence encodes these proteins:
- the LOC105491145 gene encoding protein phosphatase 1 regulatory subunit 3B yields MMAVDIEYRYDCMAPSLRRERFAFKISPKPSKPLRPCIQLSSKKEASGMVAPAVQEKKVKKRVSFADNQGLALTMVKVFSEFDDPLDITFNITELLDSIVSLTTAESESFVLDFSQPSADYLDFRNRLQADHVCLENCVLKDRAIAGTVKVQNLAFEKTVKIRMTFDTWKSYTDFPCQYVKDTYAGSDRDTFSFDISLPEKIQSYERMEFAVYYECNGQTHWDSNRGKNYRIIRAELKSTQGTTKPHNGPDLGISFDQFGSPRCSYGLFPEWPSYLGYEKLGPYY; encoded by the coding sequence ATGATGGCCGTGGACATCGAGTACAGGTACGACTGCATGGCTCCTTCCTTGCGCCGAGAGAGGTTTGCCTTTAAGATCTCACCAAAGCCCAGCAAACCACTGAGGCCTTGTATTCAGCTGAGCAGCAAGAAGGAAGCCAGTGGAATGGTGGCCCCAGCTGTCCAGGAGAAGAAGGTGAAAAAGCGGGTGTCCTTCGCAGACAACCAAGGGCTGGCCTTGACAATGGTCAAAGTGTTCTCAGAATTCGATGACCCGCTAGATATCACATTCAACATCACCGAGCTCCTAGACAGCATTGTGAGCTTGACGACAGCAGAGAGCGAGAGCTTTGTTCTGGATTTTTCCCAGCCCTCTGCAGATTACTTAGACTTTAGAAATCGACTTCAGGCTGACCACGTCTGCCTTGAGAACTGTGTGCTCAAGGACAGGGCCATTGCAGGCACTGTGAAGGTTCAGAACCTTGCATTTGAGAAGACCGTGAAAATAAGGATGACGTTTGACACCTGGAAGAGCTACACAGACTTTCCTTGTCAGTACGTGAAGGACACTTACGCTGGTTCAGACAGGGACACGTTCTCCTTCGATATCAGCTTGCCCGAGAAGATTCAGTCTTATGAAAGAATGGAGTTTGCTGTGTACTACGAGTGCAATGGACAGACGCACTGGGACAGCAACAGAGGCAAGAACTATAGGATCATCCGGGCTGAGTTAAAATCTACCCAGGGAACGACCAAGCCCCACAATGGACCGGATTTGGGAATATCCTTTGACCAATTTGGAAGCCCTCGGTGTTCCTATGGTCTGTTTCCAGAGTGGCCAAGTTACTTGGGATACGAAAAGCTAGGGCCCTACTACTAG